One Spea bombifrons isolate aSpeBom1 chromosome 1, aSpeBom1.2.pri, whole genome shotgun sequence DNA window includes the following coding sequences:
- the RFX2 gene encoding DNA-binding protein RFX2 isoform X2, whose translation MQNSDSGSDSATSVALRTSASAQAPVVQPVPASQQVQTVQHVYPTQVQYVEGDTVYTNGAIRTAYSYNTEAQIYAPSSGASYFDSQGGGAQVTTVVSTPTAIPSHSMVGITMDVSGSQILSSSGAYLIHGGLDSSRHALSHTSRSSPATLEMAIENLQKNEGITSHKSSLLNSHLQWLLDNYETAEGVSLPRSSLYNHYLRHCQEHKLDPVNAASFGKLIRSVFMGLRTRRLGTRGNSKYHYYGIRLKPDSPLNRLQEDTQYMAMRQQPIHQKQRYRPTQKMDGMSDNTSNSSQHTSPEQSVAAQSQHHQQFIDMSHVFPDFPAIDLGAVLLPDGVTMADIKNLQLMYRRHCEATLDVVMNLQFQYIEKLWQAFWNSKPSSPDGTNSMTSEEEQEAIIPKDTLMVLCKYEPIMRWMRSCDHILYQALVEILIPDVLRPVPSTLTQAIRNFAKSLEGWLTNAMSDFPQQIVQAKVGVVSAFAQTLRRYTSLNHLAQAARAVLQNTSQINQMLSDLNRVDFANVQEQASWVCQCEEGMVQKLEQDFKLTLQQQSSLDQWANWLDNVVTQVLKPHEGSPSFPKAARQFLLKWSFYSSMVIRDLTLRSAASFGSFHLIRLLYDEYMFYLVEHRVAQATGETPIAVMGEFSDLASMSPVLMDKDDVSDLGSDTDGDHRASGEPPVKRERVDLNHSLQEI comes from the exons ATGCAGAATTCGGACAGTGGCTCAGACTCGGCGACATCTGTCGCCCTGAGGACATCTGCATCTGCACAAGCCCCAGTGGTCCAGCCAGTTCCTGCCTCCCAGCAG GTTCAAACTGTCCAGCATGTCTACCCAACTCAAGTGCAATATGTGGAAGGGGATACCGTTTACACAAACGGAGCCAT CCGCACTGCTTATTCTTACAATACTGAAGCACAGATCTATGCTCCCAGCAGTGGTGCCTCTTATTTTGACTCTCAAGGTGGAGGGGCCCAGGTGACCACTGTTGTTTCCACCCCTACTGCTATTCCATCCCACAGTATGGTGGGTATCACTATGGATGTGAGCGGGAGCCAAATATTGTCTAGCTCTGGAGCCTACCTTATTCATGGGGGGTTGGACAGCTCCCGCCATGCTCTGTCTCACACGTCGCGCTCTTCTCCTGCCACG CTTGAAATGGCGATTGAAAATCTCCAAAAAAATGAAGGCATCACCTCTCACAAAAGCAGCTTGCTCAACAGCCAT CTACAATGGTTGCTTGATAACTACGAGACTGCGGAAGGTGTGAGCCTCCCACGAAGTTCCCTTTACAACCACTACCTTCGGCATTGCCAGGAGCACAAGCTGGACCCCGTTAATGCTGCGTCCTTTGGCAAACTCATCCGCTCGGTGTTCATGGGTTTGCGGACACGGCGTCTCGGCACCAG agGAAACTCTAAATACCATTATTATGGCATCCGGCTAAAGCCAGATTCTCCCTTGAACCGTCTTCAAGAAGATACTCAATACATGGCAATGAGGCAGCAACCCATTCACCAAAAGCAAAG ATACAGGCCGACACAGAAGATGGATGGCATGAGTGACAATACTAGTAACAGTAGCCAGCATACCTCTCCGGAGCAATCCGTGGCAGCTCAGAGCCAGCATCACCAGCAGTTCATAG ATATGTCCCATGTTTTCCCGGATTTCCCTGCGATAGATCTTGGTGCTGTGCTCTTGCCAGATGGCGTCACCATGGCAGACATTAAGAATCTGCAGCTTATGTACCGGAGGCACTGTGAG GCAACTCTGGATGTGGTAATGAATCTGCAGTTTCAGTACATTGAAAAACTGTGGCAAGCATTCTGGAACTCCAAGCCATCTTCTCCCGATGGGACTAACTCCATGACCAG TGAGGAGGAGCAAGAGGCAATCATCCCTAAAGACACGCTGATGGTGCTTTGTAAATATGAACCCATTATGAGGTGGATGAGGAGCTGTGACCACATCCTTTACCAAGCTTTAGTGGAGATTCTCATCCCAGACGTTCTGAGACCTGTCCCTA GTACACTGACACAAGCAATCAGAAACTTTGCAAAAAGCCTAGAAGGATGGTTGACAAATGCGATGAGTGACTTTCCCCAACAGATTGTCCAAGCAAAG GTTGGGGTTGTTAGTGCATTCGCCCAGACACTACGCCGCTACACTTCTTTAAATCACCTGGCACAAGCAGCCCGGGCAGTTCTTCAGAATACGTCTCAAATAAATCAGATGCTCAGTGACCTCAACCGTGTGGACTTTGCCAATGTGCAG GAGCAGGCTTCGTGGGTATGTCAATGTGAGGAAGGTATGGTGCAGAAGCTGGAGCAAGACTTTAAACTAACCTTGCAGCAACAGAGCTCATTGGACCAGTGGGCAAACTGGTTGGATAATGTGGTTACTCAAGTGCTAAAGCCACATGAAGGAAGTCCAAGCTTTCCAAAGGCTGCCAGACAGTTCCTCCTCAAGTGGTCATTCTACAG TTCAATGGTGATCAGAGATCTTACCTTACGCAGTGCCGCCAGCTTTGGATCCTTTCATCTCATACGCTTACTATATGATGAATATATGTTCTATCTGGTAGAACACAGGGTTGCCCAGGCAACAGGTGAAACGCCCATTGCAGTGATGGGAGAG TTCAGTGACCTGGCTTCTATGTCTCCTGTTTTAATGGACAAAG
- the RFX2 gene encoding DNA-binding protein RFX2 isoform X1: MQNSDSGSDSATSVALRTSASAQAPVVQPVPASQQRSLSQASGSAPKGARGQGISVPRASQLQQQVQTVQHVYPTQVQYVEGDTVYTNGAIRTAYSYNTEAQIYAPSSGASYFDSQGGGAQVTTVVSTPTAIPSHSMVGITMDVSGSQILSSSGAYLIHGGLDSSRHALSHTSRSSPATLEMAIENLQKNEGITSHKSSLLNSHLQWLLDNYETAEGVSLPRSSLYNHYLRHCQEHKLDPVNAASFGKLIRSVFMGLRTRRLGTRGNSKYHYYGIRLKPDSPLNRLQEDTQYMAMRQQPIHQKQRYRPTQKMDGMSDNTSNSSQHTSPEQSVAAQSQHHQQFIDMSHVFPDFPAIDLGAVLLPDGVTMADIKNLQLMYRRHCEATLDVVMNLQFQYIEKLWQAFWNSKPSSPDGTNSMTSEEEQEAIIPKDTLMVLCKYEPIMRWMRSCDHILYQALVEILIPDVLRPVPSTLTQAIRNFAKSLEGWLTNAMSDFPQQIVQAKVGVVSAFAQTLRRYTSLNHLAQAARAVLQNTSQINQMLSDLNRVDFANVQEQASWVCQCEEGMVQKLEQDFKLTLQQQSSLDQWANWLDNVVTQVLKPHEGSPSFPKAARQFLLKWSFYSSMVIRDLTLRSAASFGSFHLIRLLYDEYMFYLVEHRVAQATGETPIAVMGEFSDLASMSPVLMDKDDVSDLGSDTDGDHRASGEPPVKRERVDLNHSLQEI, translated from the exons ATGCAGAATTCGGACAGTGGCTCAGACTCGGCGACATCTGTCGCCCTGAGGACATCTGCATCTGCACAAGCCCCAGTGGTCCAGCCAGTTCCTGCCTCCCAGCAG AGGAGTTTGTCTCAGGCGTCTGGCTCTGCTCCCAAAGGAGCACGTGGTCAGGGTATCTCTGTGCCCAGGGCCAGCCAATTACAGCAGCAG GTTCAAACTGTCCAGCATGTCTACCCAACTCAAGTGCAATATGTGGAAGGGGATACCGTTTACACAAACGGAGCCAT CCGCACTGCTTATTCTTACAATACTGAAGCACAGATCTATGCTCCCAGCAGTGGTGCCTCTTATTTTGACTCTCAAGGTGGAGGGGCCCAGGTGACCACTGTTGTTTCCACCCCTACTGCTATTCCATCCCACAGTATGGTGGGTATCACTATGGATGTGAGCGGGAGCCAAATATTGTCTAGCTCTGGAGCCTACCTTATTCATGGGGGGTTGGACAGCTCCCGCCATGCTCTGTCTCACACGTCGCGCTCTTCTCCTGCCACG CTTGAAATGGCGATTGAAAATCTCCAAAAAAATGAAGGCATCACCTCTCACAAAAGCAGCTTGCTCAACAGCCAT CTACAATGGTTGCTTGATAACTACGAGACTGCGGAAGGTGTGAGCCTCCCACGAAGTTCCCTTTACAACCACTACCTTCGGCATTGCCAGGAGCACAAGCTGGACCCCGTTAATGCTGCGTCCTTTGGCAAACTCATCCGCTCGGTGTTCATGGGTTTGCGGACACGGCGTCTCGGCACCAG agGAAACTCTAAATACCATTATTATGGCATCCGGCTAAAGCCAGATTCTCCCTTGAACCGTCTTCAAGAAGATACTCAATACATGGCAATGAGGCAGCAACCCATTCACCAAAAGCAAAG ATACAGGCCGACACAGAAGATGGATGGCATGAGTGACAATACTAGTAACAGTAGCCAGCATACCTCTCCGGAGCAATCCGTGGCAGCTCAGAGCCAGCATCACCAGCAGTTCATAG ATATGTCCCATGTTTTCCCGGATTTCCCTGCGATAGATCTTGGTGCTGTGCTCTTGCCAGATGGCGTCACCATGGCAGACATTAAGAATCTGCAGCTTATGTACCGGAGGCACTGTGAG GCAACTCTGGATGTGGTAATGAATCTGCAGTTTCAGTACATTGAAAAACTGTGGCAAGCATTCTGGAACTCCAAGCCATCTTCTCCCGATGGGACTAACTCCATGACCAG TGAGGAGGAGCAAGAGGCAATCATCCCTAAAGACACGCTGATGGTGCTTTGTAAATATGAACCCATTATGAGGTGGATGAGGAGCTGTGACCACATCCTTTACCAAGCTTTAGTGGAGATTCTCATCCCAGACGTTCTGAGACCTGTCCCTA GTACACTGACACAAGCAATCAGAAACTTTGCAAAAAGCCTAGAAGGATGGTTGACAAATGCGATGAGTGACTTTCCCCAACAGATTGTCCAAGCAAAG GTTGGGGTTGTTAGTGCATTCGCCCAGACACTACGCCGCTACACTTCTTTAAATCACCTGGCACAAGCAGCCCGGGCAGTTCTTCAGAATACGTCTCAAATAAATCAGATGCTCAGTGACCTCAACCGTGTGGACTTTGCCAATGTGCAG GAGCAGGCTTCGTGGGTATGTCAATGTGAGGAAGGTATGGTGCAGAAGCTGGAGCAAGACTTTAAACTAACCTTGCAGCAACAGAGCTCATTGGACCAGTGGGCAAACTGGTTGGATAATGTGGTTACTCAAGTGCTAAAGCCACATGAAGGAAGTCCAAGCTTTCCAAAGGCTGCCAGACAGTTCCTCCTCAAGTGGTCATTCTACAG TTCAATGGTGATCAGAGATCTTACCTTACGCAGTGCCGCCAGCTTTGGATCCTTTCATCTCATACGCTTACTATATGATGAATATATGTTCTATCTGGTAGAACACAGGGTTGCCCAGGCAACAGGTGAAACGCCCATTGCAGTGATGGGAGAG TTCAGTGACCTGGCTTCTATGTCTCCTGTTTTAATGGACAAAG